In one window of Pseudodesulfovibrio sediminis DNA:
- a CDS encoding 4Fe-4S double cluster binding domain-containing protein — MDTATLKQFACGEGASLVGIGALDRLAGIETDPADLLEGFTNVVSMAVALSNPIIDTISDRPTPLYASHYSRVNAMLDTLALKVTRFLEERGASALPLPASQVLDSIKNTSFISHKAIAVAAGIGWQGKSLLAVSPEYGPRIRLVSVLTDASLEPDAPLRNRCGGCTRCTDACPAHAIKNVNTDSHYDSRDEALHFDRCVKHVREVCVAMEHIGTSICGVCIQVCPWGQKIGSARSRARLR, encoded by the coding sequence ATGGATACAGCTACGCTGAAACAGTTTGCATGCGGCGAAGGCGCTTCTCTTGTCGGTATCGGTGCTCTCGACAGATTGGCCGGTATCGAAACCGACCCGGCAGACCTGCTTGAGGGCTTCACCAATGTGGTGAGCATGGCTGTCGCGTTGAGTAATCCCATCATCGACACCATCTCTGATCGCCCCACCCCCCTCTATGCTTCGCACTATTCCCGCGTGAACGCCATGCTCGATACCCTGGCGCTCAAGGTGACCCGTTTTCTGGAAGAGCGCGGAGCCAGTGCGCTCCCTCTTCCCGCAAGTCAGGTGCTTGACTCGATCAAAAACACGTCATTCATTTCCCACAAGGCCATAGCGGTCGCTGCGGGGATCGGCTGGCAGGGCAAGAGCCTGTTGGCGGTCAGCCCTGAGTATGGCCCGCGTATCCGGCTGGTGAGCGTCCTGACGGATGCGTCGCTGGAACCGGATGCGCCTCTCAGGAATCGCTGCGGCGGGTGTACCCGGTGTACGGACGCCTGTCCGGCGCACGCCATCAAGAACGTCAACACCGACTCGCATTATGATTCCCGCGATGAGGCATTGCATTTTGATCGCTGTGTGAAACATGTCCGGGAGGTCTGTGTCGCGATGGAACATATCGGCACGTCCATTTGCGGTGTCTGCATTCAGGTGTGCCCGTGGGGCCAAAAGATCGGATCAGCGCGGTCCCGCGCTCGCCTGCGTTAA
- a CDS encoding phosphotransacetylase family protein: MAGLYIGSTTGYSGKNMIVMGLGLRLQKEGFNVGYMKPVGAMPMEINGKLGDEDAAFVQDVLGLDADPEMVTPVVVTQDFKVKAFTGKMDGLLDKIVDGYKNVSEDKDVTLIAGSGSMYSGKYCDTDAVSVIKKLGVKTIIIDRFQKELKYDYLMAMKETLGDLLAGVVLNDVPPNFMDEISQLLGPSLEAKGVKILGVIPRDPLMGAIKVGDLADRLGGKIISAHNKSERVVETFLIGTMQVENFMTHFRKKKNSAIIVGGDRSDVQLVALEGDCPCLILTGNLYPNDIILTRSEVLETPIIMVREDTFTVAKKMDDILSRHKLRDAIKIKQGAELVADNLDFAFLKKELGLK; this comes from the coding sequence ATGGCAGGTCTCTACATCGGATCGACAACTGGCTACTCGGGCAAAAACATGATCGTCATGGGCCTGGGTCTGCGGCTGCAAAAAGAAGGCTTCAATGTCGGCTACATGAAGCCGGTGGGTGCCATGCCCATGGAAATAAACGGCAAACTCGGCGACGAAGATGCGGCCTTTGTGCAGGATGTTCTCGGTCTTGATGCCGACCCGGAGATGGTCACCCCCGTGGTGGTCACGCAGGACTTCAAGGTCAAAGCATTCACCGGCAAGATGGACGGCCTGCTCGACAAGATCGTGGACGGCTACAAGAACGTGTCCGAAGACAAGGACGTCACCCTGATCGCAGGGTCCGGCTCCATGTACTCCGGCAAATACTGCGACACTGACGCCGTTTCGGTCATCAAGAAGCTCGGGGTCAAGACGATCATCATCGACCGCTTCCAAAAAGAGCTGAAGTACGACTACCTCATGGCCATGAAGGAGACGCTCGGCGACCTCCTGGCCGGTGTTGTGCTCAACGATGTGCCGCCCAATTTCATGGACGAAATTTCTCAGTTGCTCGGCCCCTCTCTTGAGGCCAAGGGCGTCAAGATTCTTGGCGTGATCCCCCGTGATCCGCTCATGGGCGCCATCAAGGTCGGCGACCTGGCCGACCGTCTCGGCGGCAAGATCATCTCCGCGCACAACAAGAGCGAACGTGTGGTCGAAACCTTCCTCATCGGCACCATGCAGGTGGAGAACTTCATGACCCACTTCCGCAAGAAAAAGAACTCCGCCATCATCGTTGGCGGCGACCGGTCCGACGTACAGCTCGTCGCCCTGGAAGGCGATTGTCCCTGTCTCATCCTGACCGGTAATCTCTACCCCAACGATATTATCCTGACCCGCTCGGAAGTCCTGGAAACGCCGATCATCATGGTCCGTGAAGACACCTTCACCGTGGCCAAGAAGATGGACGATATCCTCTCCCGCCACAAACTGCGCGACGCCATCAAGATCAAGCAGGGCGCAGAACTGGTCGCAGACAATCTCGACTTCGCATTCCTCAAAAAGGAACTGGGCCTGAAATAG
- a CDS encoding acetate--CoA ligase family protein produces MQPEAHLNSLFNPNSIAVVGASRSPLKLGHIILSNLVTAGYRGTIYPVNPAGGEILDLPVINSIAALPKPPDLGIIVLPRKQVLAAMEELAEANVSAICVISAGFRETGRDGFELEMEMAELARKKKITLLGPNSLGLINTTIGLDATIAQAKPTKGSIAFFSQSGALCSAILDWADGESIGFSKFVSLGNKAGISEADVLESLGDDPETKVIIGYLESVDDGQNFLQTARIVTEKKPVIMIKAGTTQAGARATSSHTGSIAGSHVASTAAFKQAGIIEVDNLESLFDLARAFAKQPLPEGPNLAVVTNSGGPGILAADACEAVGLNLARPSQETLDKLTQALPPFASIYNPIDIIGDARADRYKATLEAVAEDTMSSAILVLLTPTASAEIVETAQAIIDTAKTCEKPIFACFMGDQRISPGRDLLREAGIPCYGYPEPAIQAIAAMYTHYGWKTRPYPVEVCFRRDKGKAEWTIKKTRKIGLSELPFAEAMDIAAAYELPVPETRLVRTSEQAVRAAKKLGYPVALKVVSPHLSSRSDVDGVALNLQSPRDVRDAWLAITSRTQRKRPDAYITGCLVQTMGPVKAREVIVRFTQDPQFGPLVSFCLAGPSSEVLGDISYRLAPLTLQDVQDIVREIKSFPLLRGARGEEPVNLAAIEDILLSMSQMATDFPDIREAELNPVLVDAEGALVTDMRLTIG; encoded by the coding sequence ATGCAGCCAGAAGCACATCTCAATTCATTATTCAATCCGAACTCCATTGCGGTCGTCGGCGCTTCGCGCAGTCCGCTCAAGCTCGGCCATATCATCCTATCGAATTTGGTGACCGCAGGGTACAGGGGGACAATCTACCCCGTCAATCCCGCAGGTGGAGAAATTCTCGACCTCCCTGTAATTAATTCCATTGCCGCGCTGCCCAAGCCGCCGGACCTCGGTATCATCGTGCTCCCGCGCAAACAGGTCCTGGCCGCCATGGAAGAACTGGCTGAAGCGAATGTCAGTGCCATCTGCGTGATCTCAGCAGGATTTCGCGAGACAGGCCGTGACGGGTTCGAACTCGAAATGGAAATGGCGGAACTGGCTCGCAAAAAGAAAATCACCCTGCTCGGCCCCAACTCGCTCGGACTCATCAATACCACCATCGGTCTTGACGCCACCATTGCCCAGGCCAAGCCGACCAAGGGGTCCATCGCCTTCTTTTCCCAAAGCGGCGCGCTCTGCTCCGCCATCCTCGACTGGGCCGACGGCGAAAGCATCGGCTTCTCCAAATTTGTCAGTCTGGGCAACAAGGCCGGAATATCCGAAGCGGACGTACTCGAATCCCTGGGTGACGACCCGGAAACCAAAGTCATCATCGGCTATCTGGAATCCGTGGACGATGGACAGAATTTTTTGCAGACAGCCCGTATCGTGACCGAAAAGAAGCCGGTCATCATGATCAAGGCCGGTACCACCCAGGCCGGTGCACGGGCGACATCCAGTCATACAGGCTCCATCGCCGGGTCGCACGTGGCCTCCACCGCCGCGTTCAAGCAGGCGGGTATCATCGAAGTCGACAATCTGGAATCCCTGTTCGACCTGGCCCGCGCCTTTGCCAAGCAGCCGCTGCCCGAAGGACCGAACCTGGCTGTGGTCACCAACTCCGGAGGTCCCGGCATCCTGGCCGCAGACGCCTGTGAAGCGGTCGGCCTGAATCTGGCACGTCCCTCTCAGGAGACCCTGGACAAGCTGACCCAGGCTCTGCCGCCCTTTGCTTCCATATACAACCCCATAGATATCATCGGCGATGCCCGGGCGGACCGGTACAAAGCCACACTGGAAGCCGTTGCGGAAGACACCATGTCCAGCGCCATCCTGGTCCTGCTCACGCCAACGGCCTCTGCCGAAATCGTGGAAACAGCCCAGGCGATCATCGACACGGCCAAAACATGCGAAAAGCCCATCTTCGCCTGTTTCATGGGAGACCAACGCATCAGCCCCGGCCGCGACCTGCTCAGGGAAGCGGGCATCCCCTGCTACGGCTACCCGGAACCGGCCATTCAGGCCATTGCCGCCATGTACACCCACTACGGGTGGAAGACACGCCCCTATCCGGTAGAAGTCTGCTTCCGCCGCGACAAGGGCAAGGCGGAATGGACCATCAAGAAGACACGGAAAATCGGTCTGAGCGAGCTGCCCTTTGCCGAGGCCATGGATATCGCGGCCGCCTACGAGCTGCCCGTGCCGGAGACCCGTCTGGTGCGGACCTCTGAACAAGCCGTGCGCGCAGCCAAGAAACTCGGCTACCCTGTTGCGCTCAAGGTCGTGTCCCCCCATCTTTCAAGCCGAAGCGATGTCGACGGCGTGGCCCTGAACCTGCAATCCCCGAGGGACGTCCGTGACGCATGGCTGGCCATCACCAGCCGCACCCAACGCAAGCGCCCCGATGCCTATATTACCGGTTGTCTGGTGCAGACAATGGGTCCGGTCAAGGCGCGGGAGGTCATTGTCCGGTTCACGCAGGACCCGCAGTTCGGGCCTCTGGTCTCGTTCTGTCTGGCAGGTCCGTCATCCGAGGTGCTGGGTGACATCAGCTACAGGCTGGCCCCCTTGACCCTGCAGGATGTCCAGGACATCGTTCGCGAAATCAAGTCCTTCCCGCTGCTCCGTGGCGCGCGGGGCGAAGAGCCGGTCAATCTGGCGGCCATTGAAGATATTTTGTTATCCATGTCGCAAATGGCGACAGACTTTCCGGATATCCGGGAGGCGGAACTCAACCCGGTTCTGGTGGACGCCGAAGGTGCGCTGGTCACAGACATGCGCTTGACCATCGGCTAG
- the rnc gene encoding ribonuclease III, translating into MDTAELQDSIHHRFAQVKFLESALTHSSFANEQEGSGDNERLEFLGDAVLELCISEEGFKRFPDAAEGQLTRIRSQLVKEQSLAVLARGLHLDQYIRLGRGEELQGGRERDALLADALEALLGAVFLDGGFEAAKKTILTIFEDLWPARAVLPETKDYKSRLQEVSQERFKERPIYVLAGTSGPEHEKIFKVDVTLPQGEIFRGTSTSVKRAEQEAARVGLEYLGDD; encoded by the coding sequence ATGGATACCGCTGAACTACAGGATTCTATCCACCATAGGTTTGCCCAAGTCAAGTTTCTGGAGAGCGCCCTTACCCACTCCTCTTTTGCCAATGAGCAGGAGGGAAGCGGTGATAATGAGCGGCTGGAATTCCTCGGCGACGCCGTGCTTGAACTGTGTATTTCCGAAGAGGGATTCAAGCGGTTTCCCGATGCCGCGGAAGGACAACTGACGCGCATTCGATCACAATTGGTCAAGGAACAGAGTCTGGCCGTGCTGGCGCGTGGGCTGCATCTGGATCAGTATATTCGTCTGGGTCGGGGAGAGGAGCTTCAGGGCGGCCGGGAGCGCGATGCCTTGTTGGCAGATGCCCTGGAAGCGTTGTTGGGCGCGGTTTTCCTCGATGGCGGATTCGAGGCGGCAAAGAAAACCATCCTCACTATTTTTGAGGATTTATGGCCTGCCCGGGCTGTTTTGCCGGAGACCAAGGACTATAAAAGTCGCCTTCAGGAAGTGTCTCAGGAACGATTCAAAGAGCGTCCGATCTATGTGCTCGCCGGAACCAGCGGCCCGGAACATGAGAAGATTTTCAAGGTGGATGTGACCCTGCCCCAGGGCGAGATATTTCGTGGAACCAGCACCAGTGTGAAGCGGGCCGAACAGGAAGCCGCGCGGGTTGGCTTGGAATATCTTGGCGATGATTAA
- a CDS encoding flagellin, which yields MSLVINHNLMSMNAQRNLSEHYGRLGKSTRRLSSGLRVGVAADDAAGLAIRELMRSEISSLHQGIRNASDAISLIQTADGALQVIDEKLIRMKELAMQASTGTYNSDQRLIIDSEYQAMSSEINRIANATDFNGIYLLNGNLSGDPGVDHDGTGLQSTGPLKIHFGTGNDSSEDYYYVAVQGSTSSAFGLGHDAAIRANGDTWEDRVAGQSISTQALAQTAMEAINQAIISKDKIRANLGSMQNRLENTITNLEIQAENLQSAESRISDVDVAQEMTEFVRNQILTQSAVAMLAQANSLPRMAMQLIGG from the coding sequence ATGTCTTTAGTCATTAACCACAACCTCATGTCGATGAACGCGCAGAGGAACTTGAGCGAGCACTACGGTCGCCTCGGCAAGTCCACCCGTCGTTTGTCTTCCGGTCTTCGAGTCGGCGTTGCCGCCGATGACGCAGCCGGATTGGCCATTCGCGAACTCATGCGTTCGGAAATCAGCTCTCTTCACCAGGGCATCCGAAACGCATCAGACGCGATTTCACTTATTCAAACGGCGGACGGCGCGCTGCAGGTCATTGATGAAAAGCTCATTCGCATGAAAGAGCTGGCAATGCAGGCATCCACCGGTACCTACAACTCTGATCAGCGCTTGATTATCGATTCCGAGTATCAAGCCATGTCCTCGGAGATCAACCGTATCGCCAACGCCACCGACTTCAACGGAATTTATCTCTTGAACGGCAACCTGTCCGGCGATCCCGGCGTCGATCACGACGGCACGGGGCTGCAGTCCACCGGCCCACTGAAGATTCACTTCGGTACCGGTAACGACTCTTCAGAGGACTACTACTATGTTGCAGTTCAAGGCTCGACGTCATCCGCCTTCGGGCTGGGACATGATGCCGCAATCAGGGCCAATGGCGATACCTGGGAAGACAGGGTTGCCGGTCAGTCCATCTCTACCCAGGCACTGGCCCAGACCGCCATGGAAGCCATCAACCAGGCGATCATTTCCAAGGATAAGATTCGGGCCAACCTCGGTTCCATGCAGAACCGACTGGAAAACACCATCACCAACCTGGAAATCCAGGCCGAGAACCTGCAATCTGCGGAATCCCGTATCTCCGACGTCGACGTGGCGCAGGAAATGACGGAATTCGTCCGCAACCAGATTCTCACACAATCAGCTGTCGCCATGCTGGCACAGGCCAACTCTCTGCCGAGAATGGCCATGCAGCTCATCGGCGGCTAG
- a CDS encoding AraC family transcriptional regulator — protein MKTSTDLIFRTIPGLEGATLVRASGPMQALGRHSHESLTFGIVMVGRRTIQYGSESFEARPGSVIFIPPEHTHACPESDACEYVMCNIPCPLVSMLGFTTICQDHHTPIVDSPVLFGKIIRFAESVGCSTFAMECQEQLVTILAALLRENTHADEPKTTPPDHLAQAAAYLHRHPCESVRLDTLADIARLSPCRFSRCFTWAYGMPPHEYHNQLRVREAKERITKGMLLADVAAHCGFSDQSHMNRVFKKTMGMTPGVYAQAFG, from the coding sequence ATGAAGACAAGCACGGACCTCATATTCAGAACCATCCCCGGCCTGGAGGGCGCCACCCTTGTGCGTGCCTCCGGGCCGATGCAGGCGTTGGGTCGGCACAGCCACGAATCCCTGACCTTTGGCATCGTCATGGTAGGCAGACGGACCATACAGTATGGCTCTGAGTCCTTCGAGGCCCGCCCTGGAAGCGTCATATTCATCCCACCCGAACACACACACGCCTGCCCTGAATCAGACGCCTGTGAGTACGTCATGTGTAATATCCCGTGCCCGCTGGTCAGCATGCTGGGGTTCACCACAATCTGTCAGGATCACCACACGCCCATCGTTGATTCCCCTGTGCTGTTCGGAAAAATCATCCGATTCGCCGAGTCTGTCGGCTGCTCCACTTTTGCCATGGAATGCCAGGAACAGCTCGTCACCATCCTTGCTGCGCTGTTGCGCGAAAACACCCATGCCGATGAACCGAAAACCACACCTCCCGACCATCTTGCACAGGCTGCCGCATATCTGCACCGTCATCCCTGTGAAAGCGTCAGGCTTGACACGCTCGCCGACATTGCCAGGCTCAGCCCGTGCCGATTCAGCCGCTGCTTTACCTGGGCATATGGCATGCCTCCGCATGAATACCACAACCAGCTCAGGGTCAGAGAAGCCAAGGAACGCATAACCAAAGGGATGCTTCTGGCTGACGTGGCCGCGCACTGCGGGTTTTCTGATCAGAGCCATATGAATCGCGTGTTCAAAAAAACCATGGGGATGACGCCGGGGGTGTATGCACAGGCCTTTGGTTGA
- a CDS encoding cupin domain-containing protein, with protein sequence MSDLFTSIMSGTISHTDKETDVASLDWNQHPTFAGVALKHLITGAETEGRFSAHLVRLDAGAEIGDHIHQDSWELHEITGGSGHCLLNGKIIPYTKGMVGVIPEKAPHTVQAGSSGLTILAKFIPALL encoded by the coding sequence ATGTCCGATTTATTTACATCCATCATGTCCGGTACCATCAGCCACACAGACAAGGAGACCGATGTCGCCTCGCTCGACTGGAATCAGCATCCCACATTCGCCGGAGTTGCTCTCAAACATCTGATCACCGGGGCCGAAACCGAAGGACGGTTCAGCGCGCATCTGGTCAGACTGGACGCGGGAGCTGAAATCGGTGACCATATTCACCAGGACAGCTGGGAGCTGCACGAGATAACAGGTGGCAGCGGACACTGTCTGTTGAACGGGAAGATAATTCCCTACACGAAAGGCATGGTGGGCGTGATCCCGGAAAAGGCACCACACACTGTCCAGGCTGGCAGTTCAGGCCTGACCATACTGGCAAAATTCATCCCGGCACTGCTCTGA
- a CDS encoding flagellar hook protein FlgE, whose product MGLGASLYSGITGLTVHSERMTVIGNNLANVNTTGFKGARMYFEDLMSQDFSTVNGVGQVGRGVRVSSVYSDYGQGAFEASTEATDMAISGNGMFVVSPQGEDDKFYTRAGNFRFDNDGYLVDPHGYVLQGWEIEQSTTSVTSASSTSAASSSGARIIGTPTDIRMENFQSEPSATTSVSIVTNLDPSAADSSTSATQPYFAMFNNWDGTEDTPLAGTLYSYSTTLKVYDDIGTAHNLTVYFDKVTMSNAGGDTVWEYMVTCEPNADKRVLSGADGNLTAIGQGGTSAAGILMMGTLTFTTGQLSGMSAYTLKSNGGSNIKDLDNWTLADFSTGGYPVCTANFLGKSNASTAEATNATPMQINFGIQNSDLSSNGSGTDTIGWGTGLGALPLSAADVGTNISNTGYLANFKDPAISALATQSFDTGGSSTLFQSQNGYSAGILQNISVSREGVITGHYSNGQVLELYAVTIATFTNAHGLRRDGGNLFKETRESGPALTGQAGSAGKGTVDGNSLEMSNVDMATEFVRMITTQRGFQANTKVITTTDSMLGEVIAMKR is encoded by the coding sequence ATGGGTTTAGGAGCATCACTCTATTCGGGTATTACCGGTCTGACGGTACACTCCGAACGAATGACGGTCATTGGCAACAACCTTGCCAATGTGAACACAACGGGGTTCAAAGGCGCTCGAATGTATTTCGAGGATCTCATGAGCCAGGATTTTTCAACAGTCAACGGCGTGGGCCAGGTGGGTCGTGGTGTACGTGTATCGAGCGTATACTCGGACTACGGTCAGGGTGCTTTCGAGGCATCCACCGAAGCCACGGACATGGCCATCTCCGGCAACGGCATGTTTGTTGTCTCCCCTCAGGGCGAAGACGACAAATTCTACACCAGGGCCGGTAACTTCCGCTTTGACAACGACGGGTATCTCGTTGATCCCCACGGATATGTACTGCAGGGATGGGAAATCGAGCAGAGCACCACGTCCGTGACATCAGCCAGTTCAACTTCGGCGGCATCCTCCAGTGGCGCACGCATCATCGGCACACCCACCGATATTCGCATGGAAAACTTCCAGTCCGAGCCAAGCGCGACGACTTCCGTTTCCATCGTCACCAACCTGGACCCGTCCGCCGCAGACAGCTCCACCAGCGCCACGCAGCCGTATTTCGCCATGTTCAATAACTGGGACGGCACCGAAGACACCCCGCTGGCCGGGACTCTGTACAGCTATTCCACCACCCTGAAGGTGTACGATGACATCGGTACCGCTCACAACCTGACCGTCTACTTTGACAAGGTCACCATGAGTAACGCCGGAGGCGACACTGTCTGGGAATACATGGTCACCTGTGAACCCAACGCGGACAAGCGCGTCCTGTCCGGCGCAGACGGCAACCTGACCGCGATAGGCCAGGGCGGCACCTCTGCCGCAGGTATCCTCATGATGGGTACCCTGACGTTCACCACAGGTCAGCTCTCCGGCATGAGCGCGTATACGCTCAAGAGTAACGGCGGCTCCAACATCAAAGATCTGGACAACTGGACGCTGGCCGATTTCTCCACCGGTGGCTATCCGGTATGCACAGCGAACTTCCTTGGCAAATCCAACGCAAGTACGGCCGAAGCGACCAACGCCACACCGATGCAGATCAATTTCGGTATCCAGAACTCCGACCTGTCAAGTAACGGCTCCGGCACAGACACCATCGGTTGGGGAACCGGTCTTGGTGCCCTGCCCCTGAGCGCAGCTGACGTCGGCACCAATATCAGCAACACCGGCTATCTTGCCAACTTCAAGGATCCGGCCATCAGCGCCCTGGCCACCCAGAGCTTTGATACCGGCGGTTCCTCCACCCTGTTCCAGAGCCAGAACGGCTATTCCGCAGGCATCCTGCAGAACATCTCTGTGTCCCGCGAGGGGGTCATCACCGGCCACTACTCCAACGGACAGGTCCTGGAACTCTACGCAGTCACCATTGCGACGTTCACCAACGCCCATGGATTGCGCAGGGACGGCGGCAACCTGTTTAAGGAAACCCGTGAATCCGGCCCGGCTCTGACCGGTCAGGCTGGCTCTGCAGGCAAAGGCACCGTAGACGGCAACTCCCTTGAGATGTCCAACGTGGATATGGCCACCGAATTCGTGCGCATGATCACCACGCAGCGCGGCTTCCAGGCCAACACCAAGGTCATCACAACCACAGACTCAATGCTCGGCGAAGTTATCGCCATGAAGCGTTAA
- a CDS encoding flagellar hook assembly protein FlgD, translating to MGYVDNSGMILGAQESRLAASNTPEHKTSMDQDSFMTILVAQLTHQDPLNPMEDTDMTAQLAQFSSLEQLTNINQGIKDLTNSTEQTDMLSAVSFIGKEIKAEGYKISKDEGNVSTIYYGFGEPVSKITMNIYDSEGAIIRTIDLGGKEAGAYQYEWDGKNEGGQTVADGQYGVGILGEDVEGKHVMVQTEISGTVDAVVNESGTQYLRLKDGRFISFLNIKEVVDPGSADVVDTEETTEEES from the coding sequence ATGGGTTACGTAGACAACAGTGGAATGATTCTCGGAGCACAGGAGTCGCGATTGGCGGCCTCCAACACTCCGGAGCACAAAACAAGTATGGATCAGGATTCGTTCATGACCATCCTGGTGGCGCAGTTGACGCATCAGGATCCCCTGAATCCGATGGAAGACACGGACATGACGGCCCAGTTGGCCCAGTTCTCCTCTCTGGAGCAGCTGACCAACATCAACCAGGGCATTAAGGATCTGACTAACTCCACGGAGCAGACCGACATGCTGTCGGCTGTCAGCTTCATCGGCAAGGAGATCAAGGCTGAGGGTTACAAGATCAGCAAGGATGAAGGAAACGTCTCCACCATCTACTACGGATTCGGCGAACCGGTTAGCAAGATCACAATGAATATTTATGATTCTGAAGGTGCCATTATACGCACTATCGATCTGGGCGGCAAAGAAGCCGGAGCCTATCAGTATGAATGGGATGGCAAGAACGAAGGCGGACAGACCGTTGCCGATGGCCAGTACGGCGTCGGTATCCTCGGTGAGGATGTCGAAGGCAAGCACGTCATGGTCCAGACGGAAATATCCGGCACGGTCGACGCAGTGGTCAATGAAAGCGGGACTCAGTATCTGCGCCTCAAGGACGGTCGCTTCATCAGCTTCCTCAACATCAAGGAAGTCGTCGATCCCGGCAGCGCGGATGTGGTGGATACAGAGGAAACCACTGAAGAAGAGAGCTAG
- a CDS encoding flagellar hook-length control protein FliK has translation MQNIPGIALEKATEQIQTVKIASVKESDQQMLFSELFSEHAASVEKELALAPVATKDKMLESTPQKFNEQPSVNAAGTETPVTEEQEVEQHRENARMTQDEFDEVKDDLKEYGMTDEEIAKIEEKVNSDEGLTWGQFVAEVAQKVAAMRSVELTDEQKANLTSFFGKFGFSDKESAKLISHLEKGNVSKVMSALQAKIDTMPQDQQLLLSKQEVEAFTAALTCSKEFATKVQELLGTNSMPKDLKEAFTLIRQELADMDKKDQKLAKAVGKAFVATMNEEHKQSSAARQVEEAIDLKPRVTAEEVKTDAKEELAQAVKTTKDNVAETAVRRNTEKNVTDKVDIKTDSDKQEPNAQDAKSENDENWNNLFGKMTDDGSQSAQAKTQTRTQAEALSKTGLTEAQAKVKTAAWEKVSAPKVMKQVDNAVLQTLKNGTKQLTLQLTPENLGKLSVILSVQGKEVGATIRAESHEAAKVIADNLDIIKNSLENQGLKVEKLEVQTGLSNNQNSNDWFGQNEHNLAREREAMVAMRNHMRQMRANSGGVLAQDVQSIREQAITADNGLHVIA, from the coding sequence ATGCAGAATATTCCCGGCATCGCCCTTGAAAAGGCCACTGAACAAATACAGACGGTAAAAATCGCTTCCGTCAAGGAAAGTGATCAGCAGATGCTGTTCTCTGAACTGTTCAGCGAACACGCCGCCTCTGTCGAAAAGGAACTGGCCCTGGCGCCAGTCGCCACAAAAGACAAGATGCTTGAAAGTACTCCCCAGAAATTCAATGAACAACCGAGCGTGAATGCGGCTGGCACAGAGACTCCGGTCACGGAAGAGCAGGAAGTCGAACAGCACAGAGAAAACGCCCGAATGACGCAGGATGAATTCGACGAGGTCAAGGATGACCTCAAGGAATATGGCATGACCGATGAGGAAATCGCCAAGATCGAAGAGAAGGTCAATTCCGACGAAGGACTGACCTGGGGCCAGTTCGTGGCCGAGGTCGCGCAAAAGGTCGCCGCGATGCGTTCTGTCGAACTGACGGATGAGCAAAAGGCCAACCTGACCAGCTTCTTCGGCAAGTTTGGTTTTTCCGACAAGGAAAGCGCCAAGCTCATCAGCCATCTTGAGAAGGGCAATGTCTCCAAGGTCATGAGCGCATTGCAGGCCAAGATCGACACCATGCCGCAGGATCAGCAACTGCTGCTCAGCAAGCAGGAAGTTGAAGCGTTCACCGCTGCCCTGACCTGTTCCAAGGAGTTTGCAACCAAGGTCCAGGAGCTTCTCGGCACCAACTCCATGCCCAAGGATTTGAAGGAAGCCTTCACCCTGATCCGCCAGGAACTGGCAGACATGGACAAGAAGGATCAGAAGCTCGCCAAGGCCGTTGGCAAGGCTTTTGTCGCCACCATGAACGAGGAACACAAGCAATCCTCTGCCGCCAGACAGGTGGAAGAGGCTATTGATCTGAAGCCGCGCGTAACGGCTGAAGAGGTCAAGACGGATGCCAAGGAAGAATTGGCACAGGCAGTCAAGACCACCAAGGACAACGTAGCTGAAACCGCGGTTCGTCGTAACACCGAAAAGAATGTGACCGACAAGGTCGACATCAAGACCGACTCGGACAAGCAGGAGCCCAACGCGCAGGATGCGAAAAGCGAAAACGACGAGAACTGGAACAATCTTTTTGGCAAGATGACCGATGACGGCTCGCAGAGTGCCCAGGCCAAGACACAGACACGCACCCAGGCGGAAGCGCTGTCCAAGACCGGCCTGACCGAGGCGCAAGCCAAGGTAAAGACTGCCGCATGGGAAAAAGTTTCCGCCCCCAAGGTCATGAAGCAGGTGGACAATGCTGTCCTGCAGACCCTGAAAAACGGCACCAAGCAACTTACTTTGCAGCTCACTCCAGAGAACCTGGGCAAGCTCTCCGTCATCCTCTCCGTACAGGGCAAGGAAGTGGGAGCCACCATCCGGGCAGAGAGTCACGAAGCTGCAAAGGTCATTGCAGACAATCTCGACATTATTAAGAATTCTTTAGAAAACCAAGGATTGAAAGTGGAGAAGCTGGAGGTCCAGACCGGGCTTTCCAACAATCAGAACTCCAACGATTGGTTTGGTCAGAACGAACACAATCTTGCTCGTGAACGCGAGGCCATGGTCGCCATGCGCAACCACATGAGACAGATGCGGGCCAACTCTGGCGGCGTCTTGGCGCAGGACGTGCAAAGTATACGTGAACAGGCAATTACTGCCGACAACGGGTTACACGTTATTGCGTAA